The Gadus macrocephalus chromosome 3, ASM3116895v1 DNA segment CCTAATGGCAGGTCTGATGGTGAGGCTCTCCTAGGTGTTCTACTCCGTCCTCCATCCCCCCTATGGAGCTCATCCAGTCCGGCccggcctcctccctctccccccaacAGGCCACAGCTGGCTGCTGGGGGGCTGGATCCATGGcgtccctctccccatccctcctccccccctccgcaGCACCGCCTCGGCCGGACGGCTCCGCCCTGCCCAACACCACCTGCTGGAACTGGACCCAGCCGGGCTTGGAGGACAGTGAGACGTCCCCCGAACCGCCCGGGTTCCTCCCCACCGTGGCGGCCATCATCATCCCCGTCATCTATGCGGCGGTGTGCGCCGTGGGCCTGGTGGGCAACACGCTGGTCATCTACGTGGTGCTGCGCTGCACGCGCTCCGAGTCGGTCACCAACATCTACATCCTCAACCTGGCCATCGCCGACGAGCTCTTCATGCTGGGGCTGCCCTTCCTGGCGGCCCAGAACGCCCTGCTCTCCTGGCCCTTTGGCAAGCTGGTGTGCCGCGTGGTGATGACGGTGGACGCCATCAACCAGTTTACCAGCATCTTCTGCCTGACGGTGATGTCCATCGACCGCTACCTGGCCGTGGTGCACCCCATCCGCTCGGCGGGCTGGCGCAGGCCACGGGTGGCCCGCACGGTGAACGGCACGGTGTGGGCCATGTCCTTCGTGGTGGTGCTGCCCGTGGTGGCCTTCGCAGACGTGCTGGAGGACGACGGCAACTGCAGCATCGTATGGCCGGAGCCAGCCGAGGTGTGGAAGGCCTCGTTCATCGTCTACACGTCCACCGTGGGGTTcctctgccccctgctggtcatATGCCTGTGCTACCTGCTCATCGTCATCAAGGTAACGACGTTGTTTTTTTGTAGCAGAGGCTTTTTCATCTCGAAACGACTTCCAGGTTATGGTTTGAGATGTCATAAATGCTGCTGTAGGTCTACATCTAAGATTGTTAAAGAGAGAGTACACTTCTCCACCATTAAGAAGTGATTGAAAACCATGTTGGATACCCTGAACCAATCACAAAGTCTAAAGTTGAAATGGTCTCATATACGGGCTGGCACCTGGGGACCTCAAATGAAGTATTCTCACAGCGTATTTCACTCACTGAGAGCTGACAGATGGCAATGCCTTTTCCAACAAATTACACTTAAATGATAGCTCTACAGCATCTGAGCAGGTGTGGGATTAGGGCATCTAGCACCACCAGTGCTTCAGAATTGAGATCAGAGAACCCTTCGTGCCCATGTGTTTCTTGCTTTGTGCACTAAAGggaagagatgagagagacagCTGTTATGTTCTTTACGTTTTTCTCCCCTGCCCGTTTTGTTCTGTGTATTAGCTACCTTGTCTTCTATGTGtaagagtaggcctacacatttcctggatttaaaaacaaacaatataaTTAACACTATTTCTAAACTCCTTAATCTCCATATTTTTGAGCGGCATGTCACATGAATGTTTTACTATAAAatataaggcaaggcaagg contains these protein-coding regions:
- the si:zfos-169g10.2 gene encoding somatostatin receptor type 5; its protein translation is MELIQSGPASSLSPQQATAGCWGAGSMASLSPSLLPPSAAPPRPDGSALPNTTCWNWTQPGLEDSETSPEPPGFLPTVAAIIIPVIYAAVCAVGLVGNTLVIYVVLRCTRSESVTNIYILNLAIADELFMLGLPFLAAQNALLSWPFGKLVCRVVMTVDAINQFTSIFCLTVMSIDRYLAVVHPIRSAGWRRPRVARTVNGTVWAMSFVVVLPVVAFADVLEDDGNCSIVWPEPAEVWKASFIVYTSTVGFLCPLLVICLCYLLIVIKVRSSGKRVRITSSRRRKSERKITRMVVVVVAVFVLCWLPFYILNIVNLLVVLPGDFRGLYFFVVVLSYANSCANPILYGFLSDNFKRGFRKALCRSSRRVENQGERVAAGDVELRRPTGEWGGIALPQPNGNQVGTEVVYGCPEEEKEEEEKEKIREEEEEEDDDDDDGGAGPSGACTAVRKSKEGAGVGKSRSEGSLEVQCDPTSAPRQTLRQREGLALGPTGAGCTLGNRGQINSSTLQDTVNQSAMLEVSYL